From the genome of Pungitius pungitius chromosome 21, fPunPun2.1, whole genome shotgun sequence, one region includes:
- the rhbdf1b gene encoding inactive rhomboid protein 1 isoform X3: protein MDEPGSRNGSCQRIKPPWLKLDIPTIRLTAYDTPTLPQPVKRLRSVSMPGENPQMCTAALETSNNYLRPPMERLPSFTQSIKRGTADWFGVSKDSDSTQRWRRKSLQHCSHLYGGLKPQVMRERELHSQDNISLASTETPPPLYLPPYHHGMQRIVDPLARGRAFRMVEEVDGFSVPQTPITPGTASLCSLSSSRSALNWLPQRRKRESVAVMSLKAAAALMKGRPLAESTSGRSRRRSFMPSSFLEDDTVDFTDDLDTSFFTREGLQDELYSFVDDVFETPSEADLKQLDESELTGSALDRIELERSHLMLPLERGWRKAKDVSPIQPRLRLKQEVVSGHQQRGQRIGVPVKKLFAREKRPYGLGMVGRLTNRTYRKRIDSFVKRQIEDMDDHRPFFSYWITCVHLLVTALAVAVYGIAPVGFSQHETVDSVLRNKGVYENVKFVQQQNFWVGPSSEALIHLGAKFSPCMRQDPEIQKLIQEKRAREGESGCCVRNDRSGCLQTLQEECSSTLAVFVKWPQHPSAPSLNGTLRRHGAVCHQDPRICLEPASVPPHEWPDDITKWPVCTRFNSGNHTNLPHIDCTITGRPCCIGTKGRCEITSREYCDFMHGFFHEEATLCSQVACMDDVCGLLPFLNPDVPDQFSRLWLSLFLHAGILHCLVSVFFQMSVLRDIEKLAGWLRISIIYVLSGVTGNLASAIFLPYRAEVGPAGSQFGILACLFVELFQSWQILERPWRAFAKLLAISAFFFSFGLLPWIDNFAHVCGFVSGFFLSFAFLPYISFGQTDMYRKRVQICAFLLVFLGLLSALAVLFYVYPVKCDWCEFLTCIPITDKFCEKYDLNAHLL, encoded by the exons ATGGATGAGCCAGGAAGCAGGAACGGCAGCTGCCAGAGGATAAAGCCGCCATGGCTCAAACTCGACATTCCCACCATCCGGCTGACGGCGTACGACACGCCCACACTCCCTCAG CCGGTGAAGCGGCTGCGCAGTGTCAGCATGCCTGGGGAAAACCCTCAGATGTGTACCGCTGCCTTGGAAACTTCCAACAACTACCTCAGACCTCCGATGGAACGACTGCCCTCCTTCACACAGTCCATCAAGAG ggGTACGGCCGACTGGTTCGGGGTGAGCAAAGACAGCGACAGCACCCagcgatggaggaggaagagcctgCAGCACTGCAGCCATCTGTACGGGGGCCTGAAGCCACAGGTGATGAGGGAGAGGGAGCTGCACAGCCAGGACAACATCTCCCTGGCCAGCACTgagacccctccccccctctacCTCCCACCCTACCACCATGGCATGCAGAGG ATCGTCGACCCCCTGGCTCGGGGTCGAGCCTTCCGCATGGTGGAGGAGGTCGATGGCTTCAGTGTGCCGCAAACCCCCATCACGCCCGGCAccgcctccctctgctccctttCCAGCTCCCGCTCCGCCCTCAACTGGTTGCCACAGCGACGCAAACGGGAGTCTGTCGCAGTCATGAGCCTCAAGGCTGCAGCAGCTTTGATGAAG GGTCGCCCTTTAGCCGAGAGCACCTCTGGGCGTTCTCGCCGGCGGAGTTTCATGCCCTCTAGTTTCCTGGAAGACGACACCGTGGACTTCACCGATGATCTGGACACTTCCTTCTTCACCAGG GAAGGCCTGCAGGATGAGCTGTACAGCTTTGTCGACGACGTTTTTGAGACCCCGTCGGAGGCCGACCTCAAACAGCTGGACGAGAGCGAGCTCACAGGCAGTGCGTTGGACAGGATCGAACTGGAGAGGAGCCACCTCATGCT GCCCTTAGAGCGAGGATGGCGAAAGGCAAAAGATGTCTCTCCGATCCAACCGAGGCTGCgtctgaaacaggaagtggtcagCGGGCATCAGCAGCGGGGACAAAGGATCGGGGTCCCCGTCAAGAAGCTGTTTGCCAGAGAGAAGAGGCCCTACGGGCTGGGCATGGTCGGCCGCCTCACCAACCGCACGTACCGCAAGCGCATCGACAGCTTCGTCAAGAGGCAGATCGAGGACATGGACGATCACAG GCCCTTTTTCTCTTACTGGATCACGTGTGTCCATTTGCTGGTCACCGCTCTGGCTGTGGCTGTGTACGGCATCGCCCCCGTGGGCTTCTCCCAGCATGAGACGGTGGACTCT gTGTTGAGGAACAAGGGAGTTTATGAAAACGTCAAGTTTGTGCAGCAGCAAAACTTCTGGGTGGGTCCAAGCTCA GAGGCGCTGATCCACCTGGGAGCCAAGTTTTCCCCGTGTATGCGCCAAGACCCGGAGATCCAGAAACTGATCCAGGAGAAGCGAGCGCGAGAGGGCGAGTCGGGCTGCTGCGTGAGGAACGATCGCTCCGGCTGCCTGCAGACGTTACAGGAGGAGTGTTCG AGCACCCTGGCAGTGTTTGTGAAGTGGCCTCAGCACCCCAGTGCTCCGTCTCTCAATGGCACTCTACGCCGACATGGTGCAGTGTGCCATCAGGACcccag AATTTGTCTGGAGCCAGCCTCAGTTCCGCCCCACGAGTGGCCCGATGACATCACCAAGTGGCCA GTTTGTACGCGGTTCAACTCTGGGAATCACACCAACCTCCCCCACATCGACTGCACCATCACGGGCCGGCCGTGCTGCATCGGGACCAAAGGACG ATGTGAAATCACTTCAAGGGAGTATTGTGACTTCATGCACGGCTTCTTCCACGAGGAGGCTACTCTTTGCTCGCAG GTGGCCTGCATGGACGACGTGTGTGGCTTGCTGCCTTTCCTCAACCCTGACGTTCCGGACCAGTTCTCTCGACTCtggctgtctctctttctccacgCGGG GATCCTGCACTGCCTGGTGTCGGTCTTCTTCCAGATGTCCGTGTTGAGGGACATCGAGaagctggctggctggctcAGGATCTCCATCATCTACGTGCTCAGCGGCGTCACCGGGAACCTGGCCTCAGCCATCTTCCTGCCCTACAGAGCCGAG GTGGGTCCAGCCGGCAGCCAGTTCGGCATCCTGGCCTGTCTGTTTGTGGAGCTGTTTCAGAGCTGGCAGATCCTCGAGCGACCGTGGCGAGCTTTCGCCAAGCTGCTGGCCATCtcggccttcttcttctccttcggTCTGCTTCCGTGGATCGACAACTTTGCCCACGTCTGCGGTTTTGTTTCTGGATTCTTCCTGTCCTTCGCCTTCCTGCCGTACATCAG CTTCGGGCAAACCGACATGTACCGGAAGCGGGTCCAGATCTGCGCCTTCCTGCTGGTCTTCCTGGGTCTGCTGTCCGCCCTGGCGGTCCTCTTCTACGTCTACCCTGTGAAGTGTGACTGGTGCGAGTTCCTGACCTGCATCCCGATAACGGACAAGTTCTGCGAGAAGTACGACCTGAATGCTCACCTCCTCTGA
- the rhbdf1b gene encoding inactive rhomboid protein 1 isoform X4, giving the protein MTHTLKPSWSSLDRGTADWFGVSKDSDSTQRWRRKSLQHCSHLYGGLKPQVMRERELHSQDNISLASTETPPPLYLPPYHHGMQRIVDPLARGRAFRMVEEVDGFSVPQTPITPGTASLCSLSSSRSALNWLPQRRKRESVAVMSLKAAAALMKGRPLAESTSGRSRRRSFMPSSFLEDDTVDFTDDLDTSFFTREGLQDELYSFVDDVFETPSEADLKQLDESELTGSALDRIELERSHLMLPLERGWRKAKDVSPIQPRLRLKQEVVSGHQQRGQRIGVPVKKLFAREKRPYGLGMVGRLTNRTYRKRIDSFVKRQIEDMDDHRPFFSYWITCVHLLVTALAVAVYGIAPVGFSQHETVDSVLRNKGVYENVKFVQQQNFWVGPSSEALIHLGAKFSPCMRQDPEIQKLIQEKRAREGESGCCVRNDRSGCLQTLQEECSSTLAVFVKWPQHPSAPSLNGTLRRHGAVCHQDPRICLEPASVPPHEWPDDITKWPVCTRFNSGNHTNLPHIDCTITGRPCCIGTKGRCEITSREYCDFMHGFFHEEATLCSQVACMDDVCGLLPFLNPDVPDQFSRLWLSLFLHAGILHCLVSVFFQMSVLRDIEKLAGWLRISIIYVLSGVTGNLASAIFLPYRAEVGPAGSQFGILACLFVELFQSWQILERPWRAFAKLLAISAFFFSFGLLPWIDNFAHVCGFVSGFFLSFAFLPYISFGQTDMYRKRVQICAFLLVFLGLLSALAVLFYVYPVKCDWCEFLTCIPITDKFCEKYDLNAHLL; this is encoded by the exons ATGACCCATACCCTGAAACCCTCATGGAGCTCTCTGGACAG ggGTACGGCCGACTGGTTCGGGGTGAGCAAAGACAGCGACAGCACCCagcgatggaggaggaagagcctgCAGCACTGCAGCCATCTGTACGGGGGCCTGAAGCCACAGGTGATGAGGGAGAGGGAGCTGCACAGCCAGGACAACATCTCCCTGGCCAGCACTgagacccctccccccctctacCTCCCACCCTACCACCATGGCATGCAGAGG ATCGTCGACCCCCTGGCTCGGGGTCGAGCCTTCCGCATGGTGGAGGAGGTCGATGGCTTCAGTGTGCCGCAAACCCCCATCACGCCCGGCAccgcctccctctgctccctttCCAGCTCCCGCTCCGCCCTCAACTGGTTGCCACAGCGACGCAAACGGGAGTCTGTCGCAGTCATGAGCCTCAAGGCTGCAGCAGCTTTGATGAAG GGTCGCCCTTTAGCCGAGAGCACCTCTGGGCGTTCTCGCCGGCGGAGTTTCATGCCCTCTAGTTTCCTGGAAGACGACACCGTGGACTTCACCGATGATCTGGACACTTCCTTCTTCACCAGG GAAGGCCTGCAGGATGAGCTGTACAGCTTTGTCGACGACGTTTTTGAGACCCCGTCGGAGGCCGACCTCAAACAGCTGGACGAGAGCGAGCTCACAGGCAGTGCGTTGGACAGGATCGAACTGGAGAGGAGCCACCTCATGCT GCCCTTAGAGCGAGGATGGCGAAAGGCAAAAGATGTCTCTCCGATCCAACCGAGGCTGCgtctgaaacaggaagtggtcagCGGGCATCAGCAGCGGGGACAAAGGATCGGGGTCCCCGTCAAGAAGCTGTTTGCCAGAGAGAAGAGGCCCTACGGGCTGGGCATGGTCGGCCGCCTCACCAACCGCACGTACCGCAAGCGCATCGACAGCTTCGTCAAGAGGCAGATCGAGGACATGGACGATCACAG GCCCTTTTTCTCTTACTGGATCACGTGTGTCCATTTGCTGGTCACCGCTCTGGCTGTGGCTGTGTACGGCATCGCCCCCGTGGGCTTCTCCCAGCATGAGACGGTGGACTCT gTGTTGAGGAACAAGGGAGTTTATGAAAACGTCAAGTTTGTGCAGCAGCAAAACTTCTGGGTGGGTCCAAGCTCA GAGGCGCTGATCCACCTGGGAGCCAAGTTTTCCCCGTGTATGCGCCAAGACCCGGAGATCCAGAAACTGATCCAGGAGAAGCGAGCGCGAGAGGGCGAGTCGGGCTGCTGCGTGAGGAACGATCGCTCCGGCTGCCTGCAGACGTTACAGGAGGAGTGTTCG AGCACCCTGGCAGTGTTTGTGAAGTGGCCTCAGCACCCCAGTGCTCCGTCTCTCAATGGCACTCTACGCCGACATGGTGCAGTGTGCCATCAGGACcccag AATTTGTCTGGAGCCAGCCTCAGTTCCGCCCCACGAGTGGCCCGATGACATCACCAAGTGGCCA GTTTGTACGCGGTTCAACTCTGGGAATCACACCAACCTCCCCCACATCGACTGCACCATCACGGGCCGGCCGTGCTGCATCGGGACCAAAGGACG ATGTGAAATCACTTCAAGGGAGTATTGTGACTTCATGCACGGCTTCTTCCACGAGGAGGCTACTCTTTGCTCGCAG GTGGCCTGCATGGACGACGTGTGTGGCTTGCTGCCTTTCCTCAACCCTGACGTTCCGGACCAGTTCTCTCGACTCtggctgtctctctttctccacgCGGG GATCCTGCACTGCCTGGTGTCGGTCTTCTTCCAGATGTCCGTGTTGAGGGACATCGAGaagctggctggctggctcAGGATCTCCATCATCTACGTGCTCAGCGGCGTCACCGGGAACCTGGCCTCAGCCATCTTCCTGCCCTACAGAGCCGAG GTGGGTCCAGCCGGCAGCCAGTTCGGCATCCTGGCCTGTCTGTTTGTGGAGCTGTTTCAGAGCTGGCAGATCCTCGAGCGACCGTGGCGAGCTTTCGCCAAGCTGCTGGCCATCtcggccttcttcttctccttcggTCTGCTTCCGTGGATCGACAACTTTGCCCACGTCTGCGGTTTTGTTTCTGGATTCTTCCTGTCCTTCGCCTTCCTGCCGTACATCAG CTTCGGGCAAACCGACATGTACCGGAAGCGGGTCCAGATCTGCGCCTTCCTGCTGGTCTTCCTGGGTCTGCTGTCCGCCCTGGCGGTCCTCTTCTACGTCTACCCTGTGAAGTGTGACTGGTGCGAGTTCCTGACCTGCATCCCGATAACGGACAAGTTCTGCGAGAAGTACGACCTGAATGCTCACCTCCTCTGA
- the rhbdf1b gene encoding inactive rhomboid protein 1 isoform X1, with translation MDEPGSRNGSCQRIKPPWLKLDIPTIRLTAYDTPTLPQPVKRLRSVSMPGENPQMCTAALETSNNYLRPPMERLPSFTQSIKSGKRVRFERVNTVPPKGQREHRRESTTRRRSCIPKILTRRRSSIPKQIIRGTADWFGVSKDSDSTQRWRRKSLQHCSHLYGGLKPQVMRERELHSQDNISLASTETPPPLYLPPYHHGMQRIVDPLARGRAFRMVEEVDGFSVPQTPITPGTASLCSLSSSRSALNWLPQRRKRESVAVMSLKAAAALMKGRPLAESTSGRSRRRSFMPSSFLEDDTVDFTDDLDTSFFTREGLQDELYSFVDDVFETPSEADLKQLDESELTGSALDRIELERSHLMLPLERGWRKAKDVSPIQPRLRLKQEVVSGHQQRGQRIGVPVKKLFAREKRPYGLGMVGRLTNRTYRKRIDSFVKRQIEDMDDHRPFFSYWITCVHLLVTALAVAVYGIAPVGFSQHETVDSVLRNKGVYENVKFVQQQNFWVGPSSEALIHLGAKFSPCMRQDPEIQKLIQEKRAREGESGCCVRNDRSGCLQTLQEECSSTLAVFVKWPQHPSAPSLNGTLRRHGAVCHQDPRICLEPASVPPHEWPDDITKWPVCTRFNSGNHTNLPHIDCTITGRPCCIGTKGRCEITSREYCDFMHGFFHEEATLCSQVACMDDVCGLLPFLNPDVPDQFSRLWLSLFLHAGILHCLVSVFFQMSVLRDIEKLAGWLRISIIYVLSGVTGNLASAIFLPYRAEVGPAGSQFGILACLFVELFQSWQILERPWRAFAKLLAISAFFFSFGLLPWIDNFAHVCGFVSGFFLSFAFLPYISFGQTDMYRKRVQICAFLLVFLGLLSALAVLFYVYPVKCDWCEFLTCIPITDKFCEKYDLNAHLL, from the exons ATGGATGAGCCAGGAAGCAGGAACGGCAGCTGCCAGAGGATAAAGCCGCCATGGCTCAAACTCGACATTCCCACCATCCGGCTGACGGCGTACGACACGCCCACACTCCCTCAG CCGGTGAAGCGGCTGCGCAGTGTCAGCATGCCTGGGGAAAACCCTCAGATGTGTACCGCTGCCTTGGAAACTTCCAACAACTACCTCAGACCTCCGATGGAACGACTGCCCTCCTTCACACAGTCCATCAAGAG CGGGAAAAGGGTGCGCTTTGAGCGGGTAAACACAGTACCCCCAAAGGGTCAGAGGGAGCACAGGAGGGAGTCAACCACCCGGAGGCGGTCCTGCATCCCCAAGATTCTTACCCGACGGCGTTCATCTATACCCAAGCAGATCATCAG ggGTACGGCCGACTGGTTCGGGGTGAGCAAAGACAGCGACAGCACCCagcgatggaggaggaagagcctgCAGCACTGCAGCCATCTGTACGGGGGCCTGAAGCCACAGGTGATGAGGGAGAGGGAGCTGCACAGCCAGGACAACATCTCCCTGGCCAGCACTgagacccctccccccctctacCTCCCACCCTACCACCATGGCATGCAGAGG ATCGTCGACCCCCTGGCTCGGGGTCGAGCCTTCCGCATGGTGGAGGAGGTCGATGGCTTCAGTGTGCCGCAAACCCCCATCACGCCCGGCAccgcctccctctgctccctttCCAGCTCCCGCTCCGCCCTCAACTGGTTGCCACAGCGACGCAAACGGGAGTCTGTCGCAGTCATGAGCCTCAAGGCTGCAGCAGCTTTGATGAAG GGTCGCCCTTTAGCCGAGAGCACCTCTGGGCGTTCTCGCCGGCGGAGTTTCATGCCCTCTAGTTTCCTGGAAGACGACACCGTGGACTTCACCGATGATCTGGACACTTCCTTCTTCACCAGG GAAGGCCTGCAGGATGAGCTGTACAGCTTTGTCGACGACGTTTTTGAGACCCCGTCGGAGGCCGACCTCAAACAGCTGGACGAGAGCGAGCTCACAGGCAGTGCGTTGGACAGGATCGAACTGGAGAGGAGCCACCTCATGCT GCCCTTAGAGCGAGGATGGCGAAAGGCAAAAGATGTCTCTCCGATCCAACCGAGGCTGCgtctgaaacaggaagtggtcagCGGGCATCAGCAGCGGGGACAAAGGATCGGGGTCCCCGTCAAGAAGCTGTTTGCCAGAGAGAAGAGGCCCTACGGGCTGGGCATGGTCGGCCGCCTCACCAACCGCACGTACCGCAAGCGCATCGACAGCTTCGTCAAGAGGCAGATCGAGGACATGGACGATCACAG GCCCTTTTTCTCTTACTGGATCACGTGTGTCCATTTGCTGGTCACCGCTCTGGCTGTGGCTGTGTACGGCATCGCCCCCGTGGGCTTCTCCCAGCATGAGACGGTGGACTCT gTGTTGAGGAACAAGGGAGTTTATGAAAACGTCAAGTTTGTGCAGCAGCAAAACTTCTGGGTGGGTCCAAGCTCA GAGGCGCTGATCCACCTGGGAGCCAAGTTTTCCCCGTGTATGCGCCAAGACCCGGAGATCCAGAAACTGATCCAGGAGAAGCGAGCGCGAGAGGGCGAGTCGGGCTGCTGCGTGAGGAACGATCGCTCCGGCTGCCTGCAGACGTTACAGGAGGAGTGTTCG AGCACCCTGGCAGTGTTTGTGAAGTGGCCTCAGCACCCCAGTGCTCCGTCTCTCAATGGCACTCTACGCCGACATGGTGCAGTGTGCCATCAGGACcccag AATTTGTCTGGAGCCAGCCTCAGTTCCGCCCCACGAGTGGCCCGATGACATCACCAAGTGGCCA GTTTGTACGCGGTTCAACTCTGGGAATCACACCAACCTCCCCCACATCGACTGCACCATCACGGGCCGGCCGTGCTGCATCGGGACCAAAGGACG ATGTGAAATCACTTCAAGGGAGTATTGTGACTTCATGCACGGCTTCTTCCACGAGGAGGCTACTCTTTGCTCGCAG GTGGCCTGCATGGACGACGTGTGTGGCTTGCTGCCTTTCCTCAACCCTGACGTTCCGGACCAGTTCTCTCGACTCtggctgtctctctttctccacgCGGG GATCCTGCACTGCCTGGTGTCGGTCTTCTTCCAGATGTCCGTGTTGAGGGACATCGAGaagctggctggctggctcAGGATCTCCATCATCTACGTGCTCAGCGGCGTCACCGGGAACCTGGCCTCAGCCATCTTCCTGCCCTACAGAGCCGAG GTGGGTCCAGCCGGCAGCCAGTTCGGCATCCTGGCCTGTCTGTTTGTGGAGCTGTTTCAGAGCTGGCAGATCCTCGAGCGACCGTGGCGAGCTTTCGCCAAGCTGCTGGCCATCtcggccttcttcttctccttcggTCTGCTTCCGTGGATCGACAACTTTGCCCACGTCTGCGGTTTTGTTTCTGGATTCTTCCTGTCCTTCGCCTTCCTGCCGTACATCAG CTTCGGGCAAACCGACATGTACCGGAAGCGGGTCCAGATCTGCGCCTTCCTGCTGGTCTTCCTGGGTCTGCTGTCCGCCCTGGCGGTCCTCTTCTACGTCTACCCTGTGAAGTGTGACTGGTGCGAGTTCCTGACCTGCATCCCGATAACGGACAAGTTCTGCGAGAAGTACGACCTGAATGCTCACCTCCTCTGA
- the rhbdf1b gene encoding inactive rhomboid protein 1 isoform X2, with protein sequence MDEPGSRNGSCQRIKPPWLKLDIPTIRLTAYDTPTLPQPVKRLRSVSMPGENPQMCTAALETSNNYLRPPMERLPSFTQSIKSGKRVRFERVNTVPPKGQREHRRESTTRRRSCIPKILTRRRSSIPKQIIRGTADWFGVSKDSDSTQRWRRKSLQHCSHLYGGLKPQIVDPLARGRAFRMVEEVDGFSVPQTPITPGTASLCSLSSSRSALNWLPQRRKRESVAVMSLKAAAALMKGRPLAESTSGRSRRRSFMPSSFLEDDTVDFTDDLDTSFFTREGLQDELYSFVDDVFETPSEADLKQLDESELTGSALDRIELERSHLMLPLERGWRKAKDVSPIQPRLRLKQEVVSGHQQRGQRIGVPVKKLFAREKRPYGLGMVGRLTNRTYRKRIDSFVKRQIEDMDDHRPFFSYWITCVHLLVTALAVAVYGIAPVGFSQHETVDSVLRNKGVYENVKFVQQQNFWVGPSSEALIHLGAKFSPCMRQDPEIQKLIQEKRAREGESGCCVRNDRSGCLQTLQEECSSTLAVFVKWPQHPSAPSLNGTLRRHGAVCHQDPRICLEPASVPPHEWPDDITKWPVCTRFNSGNHTNLPHIDCTITGRPCCIGTKGRCEITSREYCDFMHGFFHEEATLCSQVACMDDVCGLLPFLNPDVPDQFSRLWLSLFLHAGILHCLVSVFFQMSVLRDIEKLAGWLRISIIYVLSGVTGNLASAIFLPYRAEVGPAGSQFGILACLFVELFQSWQILERPWRAFAKLLAISAFFFSFGLLPWIDNFAHVCGFVSGFFLSFAFLPYISFGQTDMYRKRVQICAFLLVFLGLLSALAVLFYVYPVKCDWCEFLTCIPITDKFCEKYDLNAHLL encoded by the exons ATGGATGAGCCAGGAAGCAGGAACGGCAGCTGCCAGAGGATAAAGCCGCCATGGCTCAAACTCGACATTCCCACCATCCGGCTGACGGCGTACGACACGCCCACACTCCCTCAG CCGGTGAAGCGGCTGCGCAGTGTCAGCATGCCTGGGGAAAACCCTCAGATGTGTACCGCTGCCTTGGAAACTTCCAACAACTACCTCAGACCTCCGATGGAACGACTGCCCTCCTTCACACAGTCCATCAAGAG CGGGAAAAGGGTGCGCTTTGAGCGGGTAAACACAGTACCCCCAAAGGGTCAGAGGGAGCACAGGAGGGAGTCAACCACCCGGAGGCGGTCCTGCATCCCCAAGATTCTTACCCGACGGCGTTCATCTATACCCAAGCAGATCATCAG ggGTACGGCCGACTGGTTCGGGGTGAGCAAAGACAGCGACAGCACCCagcgatggaggaggaagagcctgCAGCACTGCAGCCATCTGTACGGGGGCCTGAAGCCACAG ATCGTCGACCCCCTGGCTCGGGGTCGAGCCTTCCGCATGGTGGAGGAGGTCGATGGCTTCAGTGTGCCGCAAACCCCCATCACGCCCGGCAccgcctccctctgctccctttCCAGCTCCCGCTCCGCCCTCAACTGGTTGCCACAGCGACGCAAACGGGAGTCTGTCGCAGTCATGAGCCTCAAGGCTGCAGCAGCTTTGATGAAG GGTCGCCCTTTAGCCGAGAGCACCTCTGGGCGTTCTCGCCGGCGGAGTTTCATGCCCTCTAGTTTCCTGGAAGACGACACCGTGGACTTCACCGATGATCTGGACACTTCCTTCTTCACCAGG GAAGGCCTGCAGGATGAGCTGTACAGCTTTGTCGACGACGTTTTTGAGACCCCGTCGGAGGCCGACCTCAAACAGCTGGACGAGAGCGAGCTCACAGGCAGTGCGTTGGACAGGATCGAACTGGAGAGGAGCCACCTCATGCT GCCCTTAGAGCGAGGATGGCGAAAGGCAAAAGATGTCTCTCCGATCCAACCGAGGCTGCgtctgaaacaggaagtggtcagCGGGCATCAGCAGCGGGGACAAAGGATCGGGGTCCCCGTCAAGAAGCTGTTTGCCAGAGAGAAGAGGCCCTACGGGCTGGGCATGGTCGGCCGCCTCACCAACCGCACGTACCGCAAGCGCATCGACAGCTTCGTCAAGAGGCAGATCGAGGACATGGACGATCACAG GCCCTTTTTCTCTTACTGGATCACGTGTGTCCATTTGCTGGTCACCGCTCTGGCTGTGGCTGTGTACGGCATCGCCCCCGTGGGCTTCTCCCAGCATGAGACGGTGGACTCT gTGTTGAGGAACAAGGGAGTTTATGAAAACGTCAAGTTTGTGCAGCAGCAAAACTTCTGGGTGGGTCCAAGCTCA GAGGCGCTGATCCACCTGGGAGCCAAGTTTTCCCCGTGTATGCGCCAAGACCCGGAGATCCAGAAACTGATCCAGGAGAAGCGAGCGCGAGAGGGCGAGTCGGGCTGCTGCGTGAGGAACGATCGCTCCGGCTGCCTGCAGACGTTACAGGAGGAGTGTTCG AGCACCCTGGCAGTGTTTGTGAAGTGGCCTCAGCACCCCAGTGCTCCGTCTCTCAATGGCACTCTACGCCGACATGGTGCAGTGTGCCATCAGGACcccag AATTTGTCTGGAGCCAGCCTCAGTTCCGCCCCACGAGTGGCCCGATGACATCACCAAGTGGCCA GTTTGTACGCGGTTCAACTCTGGGAATCACACCAACCTCCCCCACATCGACTGCACCATCACGGGCCGGCCGTGCTGCATCGGGACCAAAGGACG ATGTGAAATCACTTCAAGGGAGTATTGTGACTTCATGCACGGCTTCTTCCACGAGGAGGCTACTCTTTGCTCGCAG GTGGCCTGCATGGACGACGTGTGTGGCTTGCTGCCTTTCCTCAACCCTGACGTTCCGGACCAGTTCTCTCGACTCtggctgtctctctttctccacgCGGG GATCCTGCACTGCCTGGTGTCGGTCTTCTTCCAGATGTCCGTGTTGAGGGACATCGAGaagctggctggctggctcAGGATCTCCATCATCTACGTGCTCAGCGGCGTCACCGGGAACCTGGCCTCAGCCATCTTCCTGCCCTACAGAGCCGAG GTGGGTCCAGCCGGCAGCCAGTTCGGCATCCTGGCCTGTCTGTTTGTGGAGCTGTTTCAGAGCTGGCAGATCCTCGAGCGACCGTGGCGAGCTTTCGCCAAGCTGCTGGCCATCtcggccttcttcttctccttcggTCTGCTTCCGTGGATCGACAACTTTGCCCACGTCTGCGGTTTTGTTTCTGGATTCTTCCTGTCCTTCGCCTTCCTGCCGTACATCAG CTTCGGGCAAACCGACATGTACCGGAAGCGGGTCCAGATCTGCGCCTTCCTGCTGGTCTTCCTGGGTCTGCTGTCCGCCCTGGCGGTCCTCTTCTACGTCTACCCTGTGAAGTGTGACTGGTGCGAGTTCCTGACCTGCATCCCGATAACGGACAAGTTCTGCGAGAAGTACGACCTGAATGCTCACCTCCTCTGA